The Vanessa tameamea isolate UH-Manoa-2023 chromosome 2, ilVanTame1 primary haplotype, whole genome shotgun sequence genome has a segment encoding these proteins:
- the Kcc gene encoding solute carrier family 12 member 4 isoform X2, whose translation MSERFKVTKFEEPSGKTFKNYGATSAESDVELKGKLLPDSGDTDEHGLPKEKDKGCDTTLYLYHEEIEDRPRAATFLSSLADYSNTIPTASAADPDAPKPAPPARMGTLIGVYLPCIQNIFGVILFIRLTWVVGTAGAIQGFLIVLICCCTTMLTAISMSAIATNGVVPAGGSYFMIGRSLGPECGGAVGMLFYTGTTLAAAMYIVGAVEIVLTYMAPWMSIFGDFTKDPEAMYNNFRVYGTGLLLIMGMVVFVGVKFVNKFATIALACVILSITAVYAGIFVNFNGNDKLQMCVLGKRLLKDIHIENCTKDIGGELHQLYCANNTCDPYYQTHEVSIVQGIKGLSSGVFFDNLQDSFLQLGQYVAYGKEPDDIEQMERPTYNQIYADLTTTFTILIGIFFPSVTGIMAGSNRSGDLADAQKSIPIGTICAILTTSTVYLSCVLLFAGTVDNLLLRDKFGQSIGGKLVVANMAWPNQWVILIGSFLSTLGAGLQSLTGAPRLLQAIAKDEIIPFLAPFAVSSSRGEPTRALLLTMLICQCGILLGNVDILAPLLSMFFLMCYGFVNLACALQTLLKTPNWRPRFRYYHWSLSLAGLTLCISIMFMTSWFYALIAMGMAGLIYKYIEYRGAEKEWGDGLRGLALSAARYSLLRLEQGPPHTKNWRPQVLVLAKLNDDLNPKYRKMLAFASQLKAGKGLTVCVSVLGGDFTRRAGEASSARQNLRKCMDEEKVKGFVDVLVSHSISDGLSHFVQTTGLGGLKPNTVIVGWPYGWRQSEDERTWQVFLHTVRAVTAARMAMLVPKGINFFPDSTEKVSGNIDIWWIVHDGGMLMLLPFLLKQHRTWKNCKMRIFTVAQIEDNSIQMKKDLKMFLYQLRLEAEVEVVEMTDSDISAYTYERTLMMEQRNQMLRELRLNKKETLGMMQNLVDYREQNAEEKLPLVQAIVDHHHADIKTASKVRFAEPGSEPAPDDAPSPPLAEIDDKDKDEKDEFRSSLLHIIDSMWDSPDERSQCESPPPDAEKHKEGNPNGDVGNPKPNIPNITPDEGTVRRMHTAVKLNEVIVSRSHDAQLVILNLPGPPRDTKLERESNYMEFLEVLTEGLEKVLMVRGGGREVITIYS comes from the exons gtGACACTGACGAGCATGGCTTACCCAAGGAAAAGGACAAGGGCTGCGACACGACCCTTTATCTATACCAT GAGGAAATCGAAGACCGACCTCGAGCGGCCACATTCCTCAGTTCTCTGGCGGATTACTCGAACACTATACCTACTGCATCAGCAGCTGATCCAGATGCTCCCAAACCGGCACCACCAGCTCGCATGGGCACGCTTATTGGCGTCTACCTTCCCTGCATCCAAAATATCTTCGGCGTCATACTCTTCATTCGTTTAACATGGGTCGTTGGAACTGCTGGAGCTATTCAGGGATTTTTGATTGTGCTTATCTGCTGTTGTACG ACGATGCTTACTGCGATATCGATGTCGGCTATTGCTACAAATGGGGTGGTGCCAGCTGGCGGGTCATACTTTATGATCGGGCGTTCATTGGGTCCAGAGTGTGGAGGCGCAGTCGGAATGCTATTCTACACAGGCACAACCCTAGCCGCGGCTATGTATATTGTTGGAGCTGTTGAAATCGTTTTG ACGTACATGGCACCGTGGATGTCGATATTCGGCGACTTCACGAAGGATCCAGAAGCGATGTACAACAACTTCAGAGTGTACGGCACCGGGCTACTGCTTATTATGGGCATGGTGGTGTTTGTTGGGGTGAAGTTCGTAAATAAATTCGCAACGATCGCACTAGCCTGTGTCATACTCTCTATAACCGCTGTCTATGCCGGCATTTTCGTCAACTTCAATGGAAACGATAAACTTCA gaTGTGTGTACTTGGGAAGCGCTTATTGAAAGACATACACATTGAAAACTGCACTAAAGATATCGGCGGTGAATTACATCAATTATATTGTGCTAACAATACTTGCGATCCCTACTATCAAACACATGAAGTTAGCATCGTTCAAGGCATTAAG GGTTTATCAAGCGGAGTATTTTTCGATAACTTGCAAGATTCATTTCTACAACTCGGTCAGTATGTGGCATATGGAAAAGAACCCGATGATATTGAACAAATGGAACGTCCTACATACAACCAGATTTACGCTGATCTTACTACTACGTTTACGATTTTAATTGGAATATTCTTCCCATCTGTAACAG GGATTATGGCTGGTTCTAATCGTTCTGGTGATTTGGCTGATGCTCAAAAAAGTATTCCTATCGGTACCATCTGCGCTATCCTTACAACATCGACTGTTTATTTGTCTTGTGTGCTACTTTTTGCTGGAACTGTAGACAATTTGTTACTCCGTGAcaa atTTGGTCAATCTATCGGCGGAAAACTTGTCGTAGCTAATATGGCGTGGCCTAACCAATGGGTTATTTTGATTGGATCATTTCTTTCCACGCTTGGTGCAGGATTACAATCTTTGACTGGAGCTCCACGCTTACTTCAAGCGATAGCTAAAGATGAAATTATACCGTTTCTTGCTCCGTTTGCCGTTTCTTCGAGCAGAGGCGAACCTACAag gGCCTTACTTTTAACAATGTTGATCTGCCAATGCGGCATCTTACTCGGCAACGTCGATATCCTCGCCCCACTACTTTCGATGTTTTTCCTCATGTGCTACGGTTTTGTCAACTTGGCGTGCGCCTTGCAAACTTTGCTTAAAACCCCAAACTGGCGACCAAGATTCCGATACTATCATTG gTCCCTTTCCCTTGCTGGCTTAACGTTGTGCATCTCTATCATGTTTATGACGTCGTGGTTCTACGCTCTCATCGCTATGGGTATGGCGGGACTTATctacaaatatattgaatatcgaGG TGCTGAGAAAGAGTGGGGTGATGGTCTACGTGGTTTAGCCCTTTCAGCTGCTCGTTACTCCTTATTGCGTCTTGAACAGGGTCCTCCACATACAAAGAACTGGCGCCCACAAGTTCTTGTACTTGCAAAACTGAACGATGATCTCAATCCCAAGTATCGTAAAATGCTAGCCTTCGCCAGTCAACTGAAAGCTG GTAAAGGTCTTACGGTCTGTGTATCGGTCTTGGGCGGAGACTTTACACGCCGGGCAGGTGAAGCGTCTTCAGCCAGGCAGAATTTACGGAAGTGCATGGATGAAGAAAAAGTGAAAGGATTCGTTGATGTCCTTGTATCTCACAGTATTTCTGATGGCTTAAGTCACTT CGTCCAAACAACGGGTCTTGGTGGATTAAAACCCAATACGGTGATTGTGGGATGGCCGTATGGCTGGCGGCAATCAGAAGACGAGCGCACTTGGCAAGTATTCTTACACACCGTAAGAGCTGTCACGGCCGCGAGAATGGCAATGTTAGTGCCCAAAGGGATCAACTTCTTTCCTGATTCGACagaaaag GTGTCCGGTAACATAGATATTTGGTGGATTGTTCATGATGGTGGTATGCTGATGTTGCTACCATTCCTTCTAAAACAACATCGTACTTGGAAGAACTGCAAGATGCGTATTTTCACTGTTGCCCAGATTGAAGATAATTCTATTCAAATGAAGAAAGACCTGAAGATGTTCCTCTACCAGCTACGTCTGGAAGCAGAAGTAGAAGTCGTTGAAATG ACTGACAGCGATATCAGCGCTTACACTTACGAAAGGACCTTGATGATGGAGCAACGCAATCAAATGTTACGAGAACTCAGACTAAACAAGAAAGAAACTCTTGGAATG ATGCAAAATTTGGTGGACTATCGTGAACAAAATGCTGAGGAGAAGTTGCCTCTG gtaCAAGCTATCGTAGACCACCACCATGCGGATATCAAAACGGCTAGCAAGGTCCGTTTCGCTGAACCAGGCTCCGAACCTGCCCCTGATGATGCACCATCTCCTCCTCTTGCTGAGATCGATGACAAGGACAAGGACGAAAAG GACGAATTTCGAAGTAGTTTGTTGCACATAATCGATTCAATGTGGGACTCGCCCGATGAACGCTCGCAGTGTGAGTCGCCGCCGCCTGACGCCGAGAAACACAAGGAAGGCAACCCCAACGGCGACGTGGGTAACCCCAAGCCCAACATACCCAACATTACTCC TGACGAGGGCACTGTTCGACGAATGCACACGGCTGTGAAGTTGAACGAAGTGATTGTGTCGCGCTCACATGACGCACAACTAGTCATACTGAATCTACCTGGCCCTCCACGCGACACCAAACTCGAGAGGGAATCTAACT ATATGGAGTTCCTGGAGGTGTTGACGGAGGGTCTAGAGAAAGTGCTGATGGTTCGTGGAGGAGGACGCGAAGTGATCACTATCTACTCGTGA
- the Kcc gene encoding solute carrier family 12 member 4 isoform X3 — protein sequence MRLLSGQDKDGGASESALMKGDTDEHGLPKEKDKGCDTTLYLYHEEIEDRPRAATFLSSLADYSNTIPTASAADPDAPKPAPPARMGTLIGVYLPCIQNIFGVILFIRLTWVVGTAGAIQGFLIVLICCCTTMLTAISMSAIATNGVVPAGGSYFMIGRSLGPECGGAVGMLFYTGTTLAAAMYIVGAVEIVLTYMAPWMSIFGDFTKDPEAMYNNFRVYGTGLLLIMGMVVFVGVKFVNKFATIALACVILSITAVYAGIFVNFNGNDKLQMCVLGKRLLKDIHIENCTKDIGGELHQLYCANNTCDPYYQTHEVSIVQGIKGLSSGVFFDNLQDSFLQLGQYVAYGKEPDDIEQMERPTYNQIYADLTTTFTILIGIFFPSVTGIMAGSNRSGDLADAQKSIPIGTICAILTTSTVYLSCVLLFAGTVDNLLLRDKFGQSIGGKLVVANMAWPNQWVILIGSFLSTLGAGLQSLTGAPRLLQAIAKDEIIPFLAPFAVSSSRGEPTRALLLTMLICQCGILLGNVDILAPLLSMFFLMCYGFVNLACALQTLLKTPNWRPRFRYYHWSLSLAGLTLCISIMFMTSWFYALIAMGMAGLIYKYIEYRGAEKEWGDGLRGLALSAARYSLLRLEQGPPHTKNWRPQVLVLAKLNDDLNPKYRKMLAFASQLKAGKGLTVCVSVLGGDFTRRAGEASSARQNLRKCMDEEKVKGFVDVLVSHSISDGLSHFVQTTGLGGLKPNTVIVGWPYGWRQSEDERTWQVFLHTVRAVTAARMAMLVPKGINFFPDSTEKVSGNIDIWWIVHDGGMLMLLPFLLKQHRTWKNCKMRIFTVAQIEDNSIQMKKDLKMFLYQLRLEAEVEVVEMTDSDISAYTYERTLMMEQRNQMLRELRLNKKETLGMMQNLVDYREQNAEEKLPLVQAIVDHHHADIKTASKVRFAEPGSEPAPDDAPSPPLAEIDDKDKDEKDEFRSSLLHIIDSMWDSPDERSQCESPPPDAEKHKEGNPNGDVGNPKPNIPNITPDEGTVRRMHTAVKLNEVIVSRSHDAQLVILNLPGPPRDTKLERESNYMEFLEVLTEGLEKVLMVRGGGREVITIYS from the exons gtGACACTGACGAGCATGGCTTACCCAAGGAAAAGGACAAGGGCTGCGACACGACCCTTTATCTATACCAT GAGGAAATCGAAGACCGACCTCGAGCGGCCACATTCCTCAGTTCTCTGGCGGATTACTCGAACACTATACCTACTGCATCAGCAGCTGATCCAGATGCTCCCAAACCGGCACCACCAGCTCGCATGGGCACGCTTATTGGCGTCTACCTTCCCTGCATCCAAAATATCTTCGGCGTCATACTCTTCATTCGTTTAACATGGGTCGTTGGAACTGCTGGAGCTATTCAGGGATTTTTGATTGTGCTTATCTGCTGTTGTACG ACGATGCTTACTGCGATATCGATGTCGGCTATTGCTACAAATGGGGTGGTGCCAGCTGGCGGGTCATACTTTATGATCGGGCGTTCATTGGGTCCAGAGTGTGGAGGCGCAGTCGGAATGCTATTCTACACAGGCACAACCCTAGCCGCGGCTATGTATATTGTTGGAGCTGTTGAAATCGTTTTG ACGTACATGGCACCGTGGATGTCGATATTCGGCGACTTCACGAAGGATCCAGAAGCGATGTACAACAACTTCAGAGTGTACGGCACCGGGCTACTGCTTATTATGGGCATGGTGGTGTTTGTTGGGGTGAAGTTCGTAAATAAATTCGCAACGATCGCACTAGCCTGTGTCATACTCTCTATAACCGCTGTCTATGCCGGCATTTTCGTCAACTTCAATGGAAACGATAAACTTCA gaTGTGTGTACTTGGGAAGCGCTTATTGAAAGACATACACATTGAAAACTGCACTAAAGATATCGGCGGTGAATTACATCAATTATATTGTGCTAACAATACTTGCGATCCCTACTATCAAACACATGAAGTTAGCATCGTTCAAGGCATTAAG GGTTTATCAAGCGGAGTATTTTTCGATAACTTGCAAGATTCATTTCTACAACTCGGTCAGTATGTGGCATATGGAAAAGAACCCGATGATATTGAACAAATGGAACGTCCTACATACAACCAGATTTACGCTGATCTTACTACTACGTTTACGATTTTAATTGGAATATTCTTCCCATCTGTAACAG GGATTATGGCTGGTTCTAATCGTTCTGGTGATTTGGCTGATGCTCAAAAAAGTATTCCTATCGGTACCATCTGCGCTATCCTTACAACATCGACTGTTTATTTGTCTTGTGTGCTACTTTTTGCTGGAACTGTAGACAATTTGTTACTCCGTGAcaa atTTGGTCAATCTATCGGCGGAAAACTTGTCGTAGCTAATATGGCGTGGCCTAACCAATGGGTTATTTTGATTGGATCATTTCTTTCCACGCTTGGTGCAGGATTACAATCTTTGACTGGAGCTCCACGCTTACTTCAAGCGATAGCTAAAGATGAAATTATACCGTTTCTTGCTCCGTTTGCCGTTTCTTCGAGCAGAGGCGAACCTACAag gGCCTTACTTTTAACAATGTTGATCTGCCAATGCGGCATCTTACTCGGCAACGTCGATATCCTCGCCCCACTACTTTCGATGTTTTTCCTCATGTGCTACGGTTTTGTCAACTTGGCGTGCGCCTTGCAAACTTTGCTTAAAACCCCAAACTGGCGACCAAGATTCCGATACTATCATTG gTCCCTTTCCCTTGCTGGCTTAACGTTGTGCATCTCTATCATGTTTATGACGTCGTGGTTCTACGCTCTCATCGCTATGGGTATGGCGGGACTTATctacaaatatattgaatatcgaGG TGCTGAGAAAGAGTGGGGTGATGGTCTACGTGGTTTAGCCCTTTCAGCTGCTCGTTACTCCTTATTGCGTCTTGAACAGGGTCCTCCACATACAAAGAACTGGCGCCCACAAGTTCTTGTACTTGCAAAACTGAACGATGATCTCAATCCCAAGTATCGTAAAATGCTAGCCTTCGCCAGTCAACTGAAAGCTG GTAAAGGTCTTACGGTCTGTGTATCGGTCTTGGGCGGAGACTTTACACGCCGGGCAGGTGAAGCGTCTTCAGCCAGGCAGAATTTACGGAAGTGCATGGATGAAGAAAAAGTGAAAGGATTCGTTGATGTCCTTGTATCTCACAGTATTTCTGATGGCTTAAGTCACTT CGTCCAAACAACGGGTCTTGGTGGATTAAAACCCAATACGGTGATTGTGGGATGGCCGTATGGCTGGCGGCAATCAGAAGACGAGCGCACTTGGCAAGTATTCTTACACACCGTAAGAGCTGTCACGGCCGCGAGAATGGCAATGTTAGTGCCCAAAGGGATCAACTTCTTTCCTGATTCGACagaaaag GTGTCCGGTAACATAGATATTTGGTGGATTGTTCATGATGGTGGTATGCTGATGTTGCTACCATTCCTTCTAAAACAACATCGTACTTGGAAGAACTGCAAGATGCGTATTTTCACTGTTGCCCAGATTGAAGATAATTCTATTCAAATGAAGAAAGACCTGAAGATGTTCCTCTACCAGCTACGTCTGGAAGCAGAAGTAGAAGTCGTTGAAATG ACTGACAGCGATATCAGCGCTTACACTTACGAAAGGACCTTGATGATGGAGCAACGCAATCAAATGTTACGAGAACTCAGACTAAACAAGAAAGAAACTCTTGGAATG ATGCAAAATTTGGTGGACTATCGTGAACAAAATGCTGAGGAGAAGTTGCCTCTG gtaCAAGCTATCGTAGACCACCACCATGCGGATATCAAAACGGCTAGCAAGGTCCGTTTCGCTGAACCAGGCTCCGAACCTGCCCCTGATGATGCACCATCTCCTCCTCTTGCTGAGATCGATGACAAGGACAAGGACGAAAAG GACGAATTTCGAAGTAGTTTGTTGCACATAATCGATTCAATGTGGGACTCGCCCGATGAACGCTCGCAGTGTGAGTCGCCGCCGCCTGACGCCGAGAAACACAAGGAAGGCAACCCCAACGGCGACGTGGGTAACCCCAAGCCCAACATACCCAACATTACTCC TGACGAGGGCACTGTTCGACGAATGCACACGGCTGTGAAGTTGAACGAAGTGATTGTGTCGCGCTCACATGACGCACAACTAGTCATACTGAATCTACCTGGCCCTCCACGCGACACCAAACTCGAGAGGGAATCTAACT ATATGGAGTTCCTGGAGGTGTTGACGGAGGGTCTAGAGAAAGTGCTGATGGTTCGTGGAGGAGGACGCGAAGTGATCACTATCTACTCGTGA